One genomic region from Quercus robur chromosome 4, dhQueRobu3.1, whole genome shotgun sequence encodes:
- the LOC126722489 gene encoding LRR receptor-like serine/threonine-protein kinase EFR: MGLSRSNSAPLSYSFCMHAFFLLWYCGLLVTFVSGGNNETDQLALLEFKAKITSDPFGVMSSWNNNIHFCQWRGITRGHRHQMVTMLDLKSLKLVGSISSSVGNLSFLKSLTLQNNSFHNEIPLEIGRLHRLQVLRLQNNTINGKIPISLASCTNLNFLQVSYNLLTGEIPSNLGTLSKLRFFAIPQNNVTGSIPNSFGNMSSLEVFSAFFNQLGGSILDSFGQLTKLTVFNMGSNKLSGTIPPSFFNLSSMIDFNVGGNRIQGHLPLDIGITLPNIHFFSIIENQFTGYIPASITNASNLYLL; the protein is encoded by the coding sequence ATGGGGCTTTCGCGCTCGAATTCAGCTCCACTATCCTATTCCTTTTGCATGCatgctttttttcttctttggtacTGTGGCTTGTTGGTCACCTTCGTGTCTGGTGGGAATAATGAGACAGACCAGTTGGCGTTGCTTGAGTTTAAAGCCAAGATAACTAGTGACCCTTTCGGGGTTATGAGCTCTTGGAATAACAACATCCACTTTTGTCAATGGCGAGGGATTACTCGTGGTCACCGACATCAGATGGTCACAATGTTGGACCTAAAATCTCTGAAACTGGTAGGTTCCATATCATCGTCTGTTggaaatttaagttttttgaaGAGTCTAACACTCCAAAACAACAGCTTTCATAATGAAATCCCTCTAGAAATTGGTCGTTTGCATAGATTGCAAGTCTTACGATTGCAAAATAACACAATCAATGGCAAAATTCCTATCAGTTTAGCCAGTTGCACTAACCTCAATTTCCTTCAAGTCAGTTACAACCTTCTGACTGGAGAAATCCCATCAAATCTTGGCACTTTGTCAAAACTCCGATTCTTTGCTATTCCCCAAAATAATGTGACAGGAAGTATCCCAAATTCTTTCGGAAACATGTCATCTCTTGAAGTGTTTTCTGCATTTTTTAATCAATTGGGTGGGAGCATCCTTGATTCTTTTGGCCAATTGACCAAACTTACAGTTTTTAATATGGGTTCAAATAAGTTGTCTGGTACAATTCCTCCTTCATTCTTCAATCTTTCATCAATGATTGACTTTAATGTAGGAGGAAATCGAATCCAAGGGCATCTTCCACTAGACATAGGTATCACTCTACCAAATATCCATTTCTTTTCCATTATTGAAAACCAATTTACTGGATATATCCCTGCTTCAATAACTAATGCCTCAAATCTATATCTTCTTTAA